In the genome of Salipiger sp. CCB-MM3, one region contains:
- a CDS encoding MFS transporter produces MKLNPALAALSLGSFAIGLTEFSPMGLLPVIANDLEISIPTAGLIVTAYAFGVMVFAPIVTLAARRMARNRLLILLAVILAAGNVMAAVAPSYEVLLAARVMTALCQGTFFGVGSIVAAGLVAPGRQAGAVATVFMGLTVANVAGVPALTYLGDLAGWRVPFMFIAALGLATAFALMKALPHQPASGDTNAKAEIRVMLRRRVLAALGMTVLTSTGQFTVFTYIAPMLQDGVGASAALVTIALIVVGLGMTVGNHFGGIAADKSLRATLIGTLVALIVLLGAMSVLHTNLIAMLVLLFIWGGLCFALVPTMQMRVMGAAQDAPSLASSVNIGAFNLGNGLGAVVGGAVIRAGYDYAVVPLASAVVFAIPLVLVLLQGRRGMEAVRA; encoded by the coding sequence ATGAAGCTAAATCCTGCCCTTGCGGCACTCTCCCTCGGCTCATTCGCGATCGGATTGACGGAATTCTCTCCCATGGGCCTTCTGCCCGTGATCGCGAACGACCTTGAAATTTCTATCCCCACCGCGGGTCTGATCGTGACGGCCTATGCCTTCGGCGTGATGGTCTTTGCGCCGATTGTCACGCTCGCGGCGCGCCGTATGGCGCGCAACCGGTTGCTGATCCTGCTGGCTGTTATCCTTGCCGCGGGCAACGTTATGGCGGCGGTTGCGCCGAGCTATGAGGTCCTGCTCGCAGCGCGGGTCATGACGGCTCTCTGCCAGGGCACGTTCTTCGGTGTCGGCTCCATTGTTGCCGCTGGCCTCGTCGCGCCGGGCCGCCAGGCGGGCGCCGTGGCGACGGTCTTCATGGGCCTTACCGTGGCGAACGTCGCCGGGGTTCCCGCGCTGACCTACCTCGGCGATCTGGCCGGCTGGCGCGTGCCCTTCATGTTCATCGCCGCCCTGGGGCTCGCCACGGCCTTCGCCTTGATGAAAGCGCTGCCGCATCAGCCGGCCTCCGGCGATACCAACGCCAAGGCCGAGATCCGGGTCATGTTGCGCCGGCGCGTGCTCGCCGCCCTGGGCATGACGGTGCTGACCTCGACTGGTCAGTTCACCGTCTTCACCTATATCGCTCCGATGCTACAGGACGGCGTCGGCGCCTCTGCCGCTCTGGTGACGATCGCGCTGATCGTCGTTGGCCTCGGCATGACGGTGGGCAATCACTTCGGCGGAATCGCTGCGGACAAGTCGCTGCGCGCCACCTTGATCGGCACGCTTGTGGCCCTGATCGTGCTTCTGGGCGCCATGTCGGTGCTCCACACCAACCTGATCGCCATGCTGGTGCTGCTGTTTATCTGGGGCGGGCTTTGCTTTGCCTTGGTGCCGACGATGCAGATGCGGGTGATGGGCGCGGCGCAAGACGCCCCGAGCCTCGCTTCTTCCGTCAACATCGGCGCTTTCAATCTCGGCAATGGTCTTGGTGCCGTGGTCGGCGGTGCGGTGATCCGGGCGGGGTATGACTACGCCGTGGTGCCGCTGGCAAGCGCGGTCGTCTTCGCCATTCCCCTTGTCCTCGTGCTCCTTCAGGGGCGCCGCGGGATGGAGGCCGTGCGCGCCTGA
- a CDS encoding thiol-disulfide oxidoreductase DCC family protein: MVEELSGHPAESRKLQVYYDGSCPLCSAEVSHYKAQRGAEDIEFLDVSRSETNPGPDLTPRDAMRRFHVRESDGSLLSGAAAFAAIWHRLPRWHWAARLAALPGGTQVMEMGYRAFLPIRPMLSKAAGALGAKAENTRK, from the coding sequence ATGGTGGAAGAGTTGAGTGGGCACCCTGCCGAAAGCCGGAAGCTTCAGGTCTATTATGACGGTTCCTGCCCGCTCTGCAGCGCCGAAGTTTCACACTACAAGGCGCAGCGGGGGGCTGAGGACATCGAGTTTCTCGACGTCTCGCGCAGCGAGACCAATCCCGGCCCGGATCTCACGCCCCGCGATGCGATGCGGCGGTTCCATGTGCGCGAGAGTGACGGATCCCTCCTCTCCGGCGCCGCGGCCTTTGCAGCGATCTGGCACCGCCTGCCCAGATGGCATTGGGCGGCGCGGCTCGCCGCGCTTCCCGGAGGCACGCAGGTGATGGAGATGGGCTACCGCGCCTTCCTTCCGATCCGCCCGATGCTGTCGAAGGCGGCGGGCGCTTTGGGGGCGAAGGCGGAAAACACCCGAAAATAA
- a CDS encoding LysR family transcriptional regulator produces the protein MSQHFIFEAWAKMTSQSDRFGEMEAFLASLEEGSFSGAARRLGMTPSGISRTLDRCEARLGVRLLTRSTRSLKLTQEGQRYAALARKILAELDRAEDEITAGLAPSGLLRVSAAVSHGRLRIVPQLEEFARLYPAVDIDLTLTDLTEDPARGATDVAIRFGRLPDSGLTARKLGEEPMVVVAAPSYLDARGTPAKPEDLRSHDCLLFNFDPSRSRWPFCTQGRRTEVHVSGRFTANSGEALGMLAVSGLGIARVARFAVEDDLAAGRLREVLPGDTIDEGHEVHALFVGGDPIPARVRALVDFLADRMGTRSGQ, from the coding sequence TTGTCGCAGCACTTCATTTTTGAGGCATGGGCAAAGATGACCTCGCAATCTGACCGCTTCGGGGAAATGGAAGCCTTTCTCGCAAGCCTCGAGGAAGGCAGCTTTTCCGGCGCTGCGAGGCGCCTCGGCATGACACCCTCAGGCATAAGCCGCACGCTGGACAGGTGTGAGGCCAGGCTGGGGGTGCGCCTGCTCACCCGCTCCACGCGATCTCTCAAGCTCACACAGGAGGGGCAGCGCTACGCCGCCCTCGCGCGCAAGATCCTCGCCGAGCTTGATCGGGCGGAGGATGAGATCACCGCGGGACTGGCGCCCTCTGGCCTGCTTAGGGTGTCGGCGGCCGTCTCGCATGGCCGGCTGCGGATCGTGCCTCAACTGGAGGAATTTGCCCGGCTCTACCCGGCGGTCGACATCGACCTGACGCTGACCGACCTGACGGAAGACCCCGCTCGGGGCGCCACGGATGTCGCAATCCGGTTCGGACGCCTTCCGGACAGCGGGCTGACCGCCCGCAAACTGGGAGAAGAGCCGATGGTCGTGGTCGCCGCCCCCTCGTATCTGGACGCAAGGGGGACGCCGGCAAAGCCCGAGGACCTGCGGAGCCACGACTGCCTGCTGTTCAACTTCGATCCATCCCGATCCCGTTGGCCCTTTTGCACCCAAGGCAGGCGAACCGAGGTTCACGTCAGCGGCAGGTTCACCGCCAATAGCGGCGAAGCGCTCGGAATGCTGGCGGTTTCCGGCCTCGGAATTGCACGCGTGGCACGCTTTGCCGTGGAAGACGACCTGGCAGCTGGCCGCCTGCGTGAAGTGCTCCCGGGCGACACCATCGACGAAGGCCATGAAGTTCACGCCTTATTCGTCGGCGGGGACCCGATCCCCGCCCGGGTGCGGGCCTTGGTTGATTTCCTGGCCGACAGGATGGGGACGCGGTCAGGCCAATAG
- a CDS encoding FUSC family protein yields the protein MPALSEFARPLRVGAALTILILVSVMAELPASTRLPLLGSAFASCIGADWHLGGRRWPVVGIDVIGKVFGVLAGWAAGQVTLGGDMTLVLPGLFIGGALVGALTVMHQALWWALIQSFVFFGIAGVLAAQIDPLPTAGLVLLGSGLMSLWLELPNMLRQRHTRAEHPHPLQDAEAEIDHQDHGLILRMALIAGLSVGLAYCIALWTGLQRAYWAPLIVLFVLKPKSSDMRQAVLNRTVYTIIGAVAATALVMLLPPEHGLLYVLFVLTAMATIWFNGRNFRVFIALVTAGFILLVSMGFGGIVENAEARVYATLVGCAVTIVVAWVIRQVTHPAPA from the coding sequence ATGCCAGCACTTTCGGAATTCGCGCGGCCGCTGCGGGTCGGCGCGGCTTTGACGATCCTCATTCTCGTTTCGGTAATGGCCGAGCTTCCGGCCTCCACGCGGCTGCCCCTGTTGGGCTCGGCCTTCGCCAGTTGTATCGGCGCGGACTGGCACTTGGGCGGGCGGCGCTGGCCGGTTGTCGGCATCGACGTGATCGGCAAGGTCTTCGGGGTGCTCGCAGGCTGGGCGGCCGGTCAGGTGACGCTGGGCGGCGACATGACCCTCGTGCTGCCGGGCCTCTTCATCGGCGGGGCGCTCGTCGGTGCGCTCACCGTTATGCATCAGGCGCTCTGGTGGGCGCTGATCCAAAGCTTTGTCTTCTTCGGCATCGCAGGCGTGCTTGCGGCGCAGATCGACCCCTTGCCCACCGCTGGCCTCGTGTTGCTGGGGTCTGGCCTGATGTCGCTCTGGCTGGAACTACCCAATATGCTCCGGCAGCGGCACACGCGTGCCGAACACCCACACCCGCTGCAGGACGCCGAAGCCGAGATCGACCACCAAGATCACGGACTCATCCTGCGCATGGCGCTGATTGCGGGGCTTTCGGTCGGGCTCGCCTATTGCATCGCGCTTTGGACCGGCCTTCAGCGCGCCTATTGGGCGCCGCTCATCGTCCTCTTCGTGCTCAAGCCGAAAAGCTCCGACATGCGGCAGGCGGTGCTCAACCGGACGGTCTATACGATCATCGGGGCTGTCGCCGCGACCGCTTTGGTCATGCTGCTGCCGCCGGAGCACGGGCTGCTTTACGTGTTGTTCGTGCTGACTGCGATGGCGACGATCTGGTTCAACGGGCGCAACTTCAGGGTTTTCATTGCGCTGGTGACCGCTGGTTTCATCCTGCTTGTGTCGATGGGGTTTGGCGGGATCGTCGAGAACGCCGAGGCGCGAGTCTATGCCACGCTGGTCGGCTGTGCCGTCACCATTGTCGTCGCTTGGGTGATCCGGCAGGTGACCCATCCAGCACCGGCCTGA
- a CDS encoding mandelate racemase/muconate lactonizing enzyme family protein, protein MRIVDIREVTKPIASPIRNAYIDFSKMTASLVAVVTDVVVDGEPVVGYGFNSNGRYGQGGLIRERFRDRILEAGPDTLLNDEGSNLDGHRIWAAMMQNEKPGGHGERSVAVGTIDMAVWDAIAKIAQKPLFRLLAERKGVEANPRVFVYAAGGYYYPGKDDSALRKEMRGYLDRGYTVVKMKIGGASLAEDQRRIEAVLSEIGSEAQLAVDANGRFDLETAIAYAKMLRQYPLFWYEEIGDPLDYQLQAAMAEFYPGPMATGENLFSHQDARNLLRYGGMRPDRDWLQFDCALSYGLVEYLRTLEVLEQLGWSPSRCIPHGGHQMSLNIAAGLGLGGNESYPDLFQPYGGFPDGVQVEQGHITMPELPGIGFEGKSDLIAEMRALSA, encoded by the coding sequence ATGCGCATCGTCGATATCCGCGAAGTCACCAAGCCGATCGCCTCACCGATCCGCAACGCCTACATCGACTTCAGCAAGATGACCGCGAGCCTTGTGGCCGTCGTGACGGATGTCGTCGTCGATGGGGAGCCGGTGGTGGGCTACGGCTTCAACTCGAACGGGCGTTACGGGCAGGGCGGTCTGATCCGCGAGCGCTTTCGCGACCGCATTCTCGAGGCGGGTCCGGACACGCTGCTGAACGACGAGGGCAGCAACCTCGATGGCCACCGGATCTGGGCTGCGATGATGCAGAACGAGAAACCCGGCGGACATGGCGAGCGGTCGGTCGCGGTCGGAACCATCGACATGGCGGTCTGGGATGCGATTGCGAAGATCGCGCAGAAACCCCTGTTTCGCCTGCTGGCCGAGCGCAAGGGTGTGGAAGCCAATCCAAGGGTCTTTGTCTATGCCGCCGGGGGCTACTACTACCCCGGCAAGGACGACAGCGCCCTGCGCAAAGAGATGCGGGGCTATCTCGACCGGGGCTACACCGTGGTCAAGATGAAGATCGGCGGAGCCTCACTTGCGGAAGACCAGCGCCGGATCGAGGCGGTGCTGTCGGAGATCGGCAGCGAGGCGCAGCTTGCGGTGGATGCCAATGGCCGCTTCGATCTGGAGACCGCGATCGCCTATGCCAAGATGCTCCGGCAGTATCCGCTGTTCTGGTACGAAGAGATCGGCGATCCGCTCGACTATCAGCTTCAGGCGGCGATGGCCGAGTTTTATCCCGGTCCGATGGCCACGGGAGAGAACCTGTTTTCCCATCAGGATGCACGCAATCTGCTGCGTTACGGCGGCATGAGGCCCGATCGCGACTGGCTGCAGTTCGACTGCGCCCTCTCCTATGGGCTGGTTGAATATCTGCGCACGCTCGAGGTGCTCGAACAGCTGGGCTGGTCCCCGTCGCGTTGCATTCCTCACGGCGGACACCAGATGTCGCTCAATATCGCCGCCGGTCTGGGGCTGGGCGGCAACGAAAGCTATCCGGATCTGTTCCAGCCCTACGGCGGGTTCCCTGATGGGGTGCAGGTCGAGCAGGGGCACATCACCATGCCCGAGCTGCCGGGCATCGGGTTCGAGGGGAAGTCGGACCTGATCGCCGAGATGAGGGCGTTGTCTGCCTGA
- a CDS encoding IS3 family transposase (programmed frameshift) — translation MAGKREKPEDIVTKLRQVEVLHGQGLSMADAVRQIGISQHTFYRWRKQYGGMNRAQLSRLKELEKENLRLRRAVSDLTLEKLILTEAAPGKLLSPSRRRECVEHVRQTLGISERRACRVLGQHRSTQRKPPQGREDEARLTADVIDLAREYGRYGYRRVAVLLRRAGWQVNHKRVARIWRREGLKVPHKQKKRGRLWLDDGSCVRLKPEHPNHVWSYDFVQDRTSDGRTYRTLNILDEYTREALMIRVDRRLNSTDVLDALTDLFIQRGPPRFIRSDNGPEFIAQKVRDWIELVGAKTAYIEPGSPWENGYCESFNSRFRDELLNGEVFYSLREAQILIEQWRKHYNTARPHSALGYRTPAPETFIPIDRRPTMH, via the exons ATGGCTGGAAAGCGTGAGAAGCCGGAAGACATTGTCACCAAGCTGCGTCAGGTCGAGGTGTTGCATGGCCAGGGCCTGTCGATGGCCGATGCGGTGCGGCAGATCGGGATATCGCAGCATACCTTTTACCGGTGGCGGAAGCAGTATGGTGGGATGAACCGGGCACAGTTGTCGCGGCTGAAGGAACTCGAGAAGGAGAACCTGAGGCTGCGGCGGGCGGTATCTGACCTGACGCTCGAGAAGCTGATCCTGACCGAGGCTGCCC CAGGGAAACTTCTAAGCCCTTCGCGCCGCCGCGAATGCGTGGAGCATGTGCGCCAGACACTCGGCATCTCCGAACGCCGGGCCTGCCGGGTGCTCGGCCAACACCGCTCCACGCAGCGCAAGCCACCACAGGGCCGGGAAGACGAGGCGCGGCTGACCGCCGACGTCATCGATCTGGCCCGGGAGTATGGCCGCTACGGCTACCGCCGGGTCGCCGTGCTGCTGCGGCGTGCCGGCTGGCAGGTGAACCACAAGCGGGTGGCGCGCATTTGGCGGCGCGAAGGGCTCAAGGTCCCACACAAGCAGAAGAAGCGCGGCAGGCTCTGGCTGGACGATGGCTCTTGCGTGCGGCTGAAGCCCGAGCACCCCAACCACGTCTGGTCCTACGACTTCGTGCAGGACCGGACCAGTGACGGCCGGACCTACCGGACGCTCAACATCCTCGATGAATATACGCGGGAGGCGTTAATGATCCGTGTCGACAGGCGACTGAACTCCACCGATGTCCTGGACGCCCTGACCGATCTCTTCATCCAGCGCGGCCCGCCGCGGTTCATCCGGTCCGACAACGGCCCGGAGTTCATCGCGCAGAAGGTGCGCGACTGGATCGAGTTGGTGGGGGCGAAGACCGCGTACATCGAGCCGGGGTCACCCTGGGAGAACGGTTATTGCGAGAGCTTCAACAGCAGGTTCAGGGACGAACTCCTCAATGGCGAGGTCTTCTACTCGTTGAGGGAGGCGCAAATCCTCATCGAACAATGGCGAAAGCACTACAACACCGCTCGGCCGCATAGCGCTCTTGGATATCGGACACCGGCACCGGAGACTTTCATCCCCATAGATCGAAGGCCGACCATGCATTAG
- a CDS encoding LysR family transcriptional regulator has product MDLGLLEDFLELARELNFSRAAEKRNMTQPAFSRRIRALEEAVETPLISRTTRQVSLTAAGKLFQPRAEAIVRALWDARAEAKEAAGLAQRSLNLAATHALSYTFVPRWLMSVAGPGQVGTLNLVSDTFRQCVRLMESGDATFFICHKGSGEGLALPEKQFAHHPVGCDRLVPFCAPGETGAPLWTLGAGSEDLPLLSYGPASGLHRILETHWAQHGRPRLKSAMSSVLASTNLEMAKAGQGVAFLPSSLAEAEVAKGALVRAGAAEFEVPLQIVIYRSRSRLSPHCEAFWSALTRADAA; this is encoded by the coding sequence ATGGACCTTGGCCTGCTCGAGGATTTTCTGGAACTGGCGCGCGAGTTGAATTTCTCTCGCGCGGCCGAGAAAAGGAACATGACCCAGCCCGCGTTCAGCCGCCGCATCCGGGCGTTGGAAGAGGCGGTCGAAACGCCGCTGATTTCGCGCACCACCCGGCAGGTGTCCCTCACCGCGGCTGGCAAGCTGTTCCAGCCGCGCGCAGAGGCGATCGTCCGGGCGCTCTGGGACGCGCGCGCCGAGGCGAAAGAGGCTGCAGGGCTCGCGCAGCGGTCGCTGAACCTCGCCGCGACGCATGCGCTGTCCTACACATTCGTGCCGCGCTGGCTGATGTCCGTCGCAGGTCCGGGGCAGGTCGGCACGCTCAACTTGGTGTCCGATACCTTCCGGCAGTGTGTGCGCCTGATGGAAAGCGGCGATGCGACATTCTTCATATGCCACAAGGGGTCTGGCGAAGGTCTGGCGCTTCCCGAAAAGCAGTTTGCGCATCATCCGGTGGGCTGCGACCGGCTTGTGCCGTTCTGCGCGCCGGGGGAGACGGGTGCCCCGCTCTGGACGCTCGGGGCCGGGTCGGAGGACCTGCCGCTTTTGTCCTATGGGCCCGCGTCAGGGCTTCACCGGATCCTAGAAACCCATTGGGCGCAGCATGGTCGCCCACGGCTGAAATCGGCGATGAGTTCGGTGCTGGCCTCCACCAATCTTGAGATGGCCAAAGCGGGGCAGGGGGTCGCGTTCCTGCCGTCCTCCTTGGCGGAGGCAGAGGTCGCAAAGGGCGCTTTGGTGCGGGCCGGGGCAGCGGAGTTCGAAGTGCCGCTGCAGATCGTGATCTACCGCTCCCGTTCCCGGCTCTCGCCCCATTGCGAGGCGTTCTGGAGCGCACTCACCCGCGCAGATGCCGCGTAA
- a CDS encoding murein L,D-transpeptidase catalytic domain family protein, producing the protein MSLKSLHRVLFGILFALSSPLAAQAASAASDIPAWLQAHVGTGEGKIAPVVLERARALYVKNRQSGKVSNPCYLAMDATRPSTAPNGAPGARFYVICEADRSFRAVSSGYGNGRKLQRADFSNGRQCAKNFSNAEGSKLTMGGAYTTAETRTSFKGYYSQSGQRKPFYRTFLLFDGEGDTENARERAIGGHPAVFLKWQCRFKNPSSPNADKEGYVPYGNLVNYTGGRSNGCTTWSPAVSDDIIELVDGNPTSLYIYPEGRDIDAVANAVRTGSSLSRAGLYWNAACLSAIGAPKFWPKRTLQPVINNWRQSLPSNPPRDLPICK; encoded by the coding sequence GTGTCCCTTAAGTCTCTCCATCGCGTTCTTTTCGGCATCCTCTTCGCGCTGTCGTCGCCATTGGCCGCGCAGGCGGCTTCTGCGGCGTCGGACATTCCCGCTTGGCTGCAAGCGCATGTGGGCACCGGCGAAGGCAAGATCGCTCCGGTGGTTTTGGAACGGGCGCGCGCGCTCTATGTGAAGAACCGCCAGAGCGGCAAGGTCAGCAACCCCTGCTATCTGGCGATGGACGCAACCCGTCCGAGCACCGCGCCCAATGGCGCGCCCGGCGCCCGCTTCTACGTCATCTGCGAGGCCGACAGATCGTTTCGCGCGGTCTCTTCCGGCTATGGCAACGGACGAAAACTGCAGCGCGCGGATTTCTCGAACGGGCGGCAATGCGCGAAGAATTTCAGCAATGCCGAGGGCTCGAAACTGACCATGGGCGGCGCTTACACGACGGCGGAAACGCGGACGTCGTTCAAGGGCTACTACAGCCAGTCCGGCCAGCGGAAACCCTTCTACCGCACCTTCCTGCTGTTTGACGGTGAGGGCGACACCGAAAACGCCCGAGAGCGGGCCATCGGCGGACATCCCGCGGTCTTTCTTAAATGGCAGTGCCGGTTCAAAAACCCAAGCAGCCCGAACGCCGACAAAGAGGGCTATGTGCCTTACGGCAATCTGGTGAATTACACCGGGGGCCGCAGCAATGGCTGCACCACATGGTCGCCCGCCGTCTCTGACGACATCATCGAGCTTGTGGATGGCAACCCGACCAGCCTCTACATCTATCCCGAAGGGCGCGACATCGACGCCGTCGCCAATGCGGTCAGGACCGGCAGTTCTTTGTCGCGCGCCGGGCTTTACTGGAACGCAGCGTGCCTGAGCGCCATCGGCGCGCCGAAGTTCTGGCCGAAGCGCACGCTTCAGCCGGTGATCAACAACTGGCGGCAATCCTTGCCGAGCAACCCGCCGCGAGACTTGCCGATCTGCAAGTGA